In a genomic window of Pedobacter sp. KBS0701:
- a CDS encoding NAD(P)/FAD-dependent oxidoreductase, with translation MQKDIEITLLPDQVEQTEVIKQKLAEGLKLSETRIKGYEILKRSIDARSRKVIFRLQVKVFVDEEAIPEVYTINYPNVSGAKPVIIIGAGPAGLFAALQCIENGLKPIIIERGKDVKQRRRDLAAINKQGLVNTESNYCYGEGGAGTYSDGKLYTRSNKRGDINKVLQVFVNHGAEPDIAIDARPHIGTNKLPHIITAIKDTILNAGGVVLFDSKMTDILIEFGKIKGIEINFEEKLLADDIILATGHSARDVYELLNSKNILIEAKPFALGVRIEHPQEIIDSAQYHCDIRSEFLPPAYYSLVEQVGARGVFSFCMCPGGIIAPCSTGENEIVVNGWSPSKRNNPYANSGTVVQVTLNDVQGYDPLRMLHFQSEIEKMAFEAGGGNLVAPAQRMVDFVNNKLSIDLPKNSYLPGTKSSMLDNILPEFVSDSLRAALPLFGKKIRGYYTNEAILVGVESRTSSPVRIPRDKETYQHPQVKGLYPCAEGAGYAGGIVSAAIDGINCANAILNAS, from the coding sequence ATGCAAAAAGACATCGAAATTACTTTACTCCCTGATCAGGTTGAGCAAACTGAAGTTATTAAACAAAAGCTGGCCGAAGGTCTAAAACTTTCTGAAACTAGAATTAAAGGCTACGAAATTCTAAAAAGATCGATCGATGCCCGTTCCAGAAAGGTGATTTTCCGTTTGCAGGTAAAGGTTTTTGTAGATGAAGAAGCCATTCCTGAAGTTTATACCATTAACTATCCCAATGTGAGCGGAGCCAAACCTGTAATTATTATCGGCGCTGGTCCGGCAGGCTTGTTTGCGGCTTTGCAATGCATTGAAAATGGATTGAAGCCCATTATTATTGAACGTGGTAAAGATGTAAAACAACGCCGGAGAGATTTGGCTGCCATAAACAAGCAGGGATTAGTGAATACCGAATCTAATTATTGTTATGGAGAAGGTGGTGCAGGGACCTATTCTGATGGTAAACTGTATACCCGTTCCAATAAGCGGGGCGATATTAATAAAGTGCTTCAGGTTTTTGTCAACCATGGCGCAGAACCTGATATTGCTATCGATGCCCGTCCACATATCGGTACCAACAAACTTCCACACATCATTACTGCAATAAAAGATACCATTTTGAATGCCGGCGGAGTGGTGCTGTTTGATAGTAAGATGACCGACATTTTAATCGAATTCGGGAAAATAAAAGGAATTGAGATAAATTTTGAAGAAAAACTCCTTGCTGATGATATTATCCTGGCAACTGGTCATTCTGCAAGAGATGTGTATGAATTGTTAAACAGTAAAAATATCCTGATCGAAGCAAAACCATTTGCTTTAGGCGTACGGATTGAACATCCTCAGGAAATTATTGATTCAGCCCAGTACCACTGCGATATCCGCTCGGAATTCTTACCACCAGCTTATTATAGTTTGGTTGAGCAGGTTGGTGCCCGGGGGGTATTTTCATTTTGTATGTGCCCGGGAGGTATTATTGCACCTTGTTCTACTGGCGAAAATGAAATTGTGGTAAATGGCTGGTCGCCATCTAAAAGGAATAATCCTTATGCCAACTCGGGAACAGTAGTTCAGGTTACGTTAAATGATGTTCAGGGTTATGATCCACTTAGAATGTTGCATTTCCAATCGGAGATTGAAAAAATGGCTTTTGAGGCCGGTGGCGGAAATCTGGTAGCGCCTGCGCAGCGTATGGTCGATTTTGTGAATAATAAATTATCGATCGATTTACCAAAGAACTCCTATCTGCCTGGTACCAAAAGTTCGATGCTGGATAATATCCTTCCTGAATTTGTATCTGATAGTTTGCGCGCAGCATTGCCTCTATTTGGTAAAAAAATAAGGGGCTATTACACAAATGAAGCTATTTTGGTAGGAGTAGAAAGCAGAACTTCCTCTCCGGTAAGGATTCCACGAGATAAAGAGACTTATCAGCACCCCCAGGTAAAAGGTTTATATCCCTGTGCAGAAGGCGCAGGTTATGCCGGCGGAATCGTTTCGGCAGCAATTGATGGAATTAACTGTGCAAATGCAATATTGAACGCATCTTAA
- a CDS encoding NUDIX hydrolase has product MIIEKWQKLASKYLVREQWATLRVDEVKLPGGVIKDDYYVLEYPNWVNAIALTEEGKIIMVRQYRHAADIISLEVPGGVIDGDEAPEFAVKRELLEETGYSFKTCKFIAELYPNPATSNNRTFTYFLTGGVKTDEQHLDEHEILNVEEYTVEEVKQFIKDNKIAQALHVAALLYGLAEIEKL; this is encoded by the coding sequence ATGATTATAGAAAAGTGGCAGAAACTAGCCTCTAAATATTTAGTACGCGAACAGTGGGCTACCTTACGCGTTGATGAAGTGAAACTTCCGGGTGGCGTGATAAAAGATGATTATTATGTTTTAGAATACCCAAACTGGGTAAATGCGATTGCATTAACAGAAGAAGGAAAAATAATTATGGTACGCCAGTACCGCCATGCAGCTGATATTATTTCACTTGAAGTTCCGGGTGGTGTGATTGATGGTGATGAGGCTCCAGAGTTTGCCGTTAAACGTGAGCTTTTGGAAGAGACTGGTTACAGTTTTAAAACCTGCAAATTTATTGCAGAACTTTATCCCAATCCGGCAACCTCAAATAACAGAACATTTACTTATTTTTTAACTGGTGGTGTTAAAACAGATGAGCAGCATTTAGATGAGCATGAAATTTTAAATGTGGAGGAATATACTGTAGAAGAGGTAAAACAGTTTATTAAAGATAATAAAATAGCTCAAGCCCTCCACGTTGCTGCACTGTTATATGGTTTGGCCGAGATAGAGAAGCTTTAA
- a CDS encoding YgcG family protein translates to MKKIFLLSLLSLLFTFAFAQDFPEKPNSLVNDYANVLSADQKQALESKLVTFNDSSSTQIAIAILKSVGDYDINEYAVELGRKWGVGQSGKNNGIMIVVAVGDRKISIQTGYGLEGALPDIYAKRIIDNDIKPNFKAGNYYAGLDEGTTSIIKYTRGEYKNDNPKASSKKGGGGGSIVVIIIIVIVIIIFMRKGGGGGSEVIGGRGASNALFWAMLFGSGGGRSSGGWGGGSSGGGGGFGGFGGGSFGGGGSSGSW, encoded by the coding sequence ATGAAGAAAATATTCCTTTTATCATTACTCAGTTTATTATTTACATTCGCTTTTGCACAGGATTTTCCAGAAAAGCCCAACAGTCTGGTTAACGATTATGCGAACGTGTTATCGGCCGATCAGAAACAGGCACTCGAAAGCAAACTGGTAACTTTTAACGATTCTTCTTCTACACAGATTGCCATAGCGATATTAAAATCTGTAGGTGATTATGATATTAATGAATACGCTGTAGAACTGGGCAGGAAATGGGGAGTTGGCCAAAGCGGCAAAAACAATGGTATTATGATCGTTGTGGCAGTTGGCGACCGAAAAATCTCTATTCAAACGGGTTATGGCTTAGAAGGCGCATTACCTGATATTTATGCCAAACGCATTATTGATAACGATATTAAGCCCAATTTTAAAGCAGGAAACTATTATGCCGGTCTGGATGAAGGTACTACTTCAATTATAAAATATACCCGTGGTGAATATAAAAACGATAACCCGAAAGCTTCTTCAAAAAAAGGTGGTGGAGGCGGTAGTATTGTGGTTATTATCATTATTGTAATCGTAATCATCATCTTTATGAGAAAAGGTGGCGGAGGCGGAAGCGAAGTAATCGGCGGACGGGGCGCGTCTAACGCCCTATTTTGGGCTATGCTGTTTGGAAGTGGCGGCGGCCGAAGCAGCGGTGGCTGGGGAGGCGGTTCTTCTGGTGGAGGAGGAGGATTCGGTGGCTTTGGCGGAGGAAGCTTTGGCGGTGGCGGTAGCAGCGGAAGCTGGTAG
- the dnaA gene encoding chromosomal replication initiator protein DnaA encodes MEKTCTEVWKNCLQIIKDNIPSQSFKTWFEPITALKLEGKVLTIQVPSLFFYEWLEEHYVGLLRKTVKKQLGEDGRLEYNIVVDKSSNSGNPYTTNMPSNGNGAEAKVQSMPIPVSINKDIKNPFIIPGLKKLNVDPQLNANYTFENYIEGDCNRLARSAGYAVAAKPGGTSFNPLMIYGGVGLGKTHLAQAIGNEIKRSMPDKLVIYVSCEKFCQQFVDSLKNNTINDFVNFYQAMDVIIMDDVHNFAGKEKTQDIFFHIFNHLHQSGKQVILTSDKAPKDLAGLEERLLSRFKWGLSADLQIPDLETRIAILRKKMYADGIELPGEVVEYVAHNIDNNVRELEGAMVSLLAQATLNKKEIDLALAKQMLKNFIKNTSKEISMEYIQKLVCEYFEVPVDMVKSQTRKREIVQARQISMYLSKSHTKSSLKTIGAFFGGRDHSTVIYACQTVEDLIDTDKKFKAYVHDIQKKLKMS; translated from the coding sequence ATGGAAAAAACTTGTACAGAAGTGTGGAAGAACTGTCTTCAAATTATTAAGGATAACATTCCGAGCCAAAGTTTCAAAACCTGGTTCGAGCCAATAACGGCCCTTAAATTGGAAGGCAAGGTTTTAACCATACAGGTGCCAAGTTTGTTCTTTTACGAATGGCTTGAAGAACATTATGTGGGCTTGCTGCGCAAGACTGTAAAAAAACAACTTGGAGAGGATGGCAGGTTGGAATATAACATCGTTGTAGATAAATCATCAAACAGCGGTAATCCTTATACTACCAATATGCCCTCAAATGGAAATGGAGCGGAGGCAAAGGTACAATCGATGCCGATTCCGGTTTCCATTAATAAGGATATTAAAAACCCATTTATTATCCCAGGATTAAAAAAATTAAATGTTGATCCACAATTAAACGCAAACTATACTTTCGAAAATTATATTGAGGGAGATTGCAATCGCTTGGCGCGCTCTGCAGGTTACGCTGTAGCTGCTAAACCAGGAGGTACATCTTTTAACCCTTTGATGATTTACGGTGGAGTAGGTTTGGGTAAAACGCACCTGGCGCAGGCAATCGGTAATGAGATTAAACGCAGCATGCCAGATAAATTAGTGATCTACGTAAGTTGTGAGAAATTCTGTCAGCAGTTTGTAGATTCCTTGAAAAACAACACCATTAACGATTTCGTTAACTTTTATCAGGCAATGGATGTAATCATCATGGATGATGTGCACAACTTTGCAGGTAAAGAAAAAACACAGGATATTTTCTTCCACATTTTTAATCATCTACATCAGTCGGGCAAACAGGTAATCTTAACATCTGACAAAGCACCGAAAGATTTAGCTGGTTTGGAAGAGCGTTTGTTAAGCCGTTTTAAATGGGGTTTATCTGCAGATCTACAGATTCCTGATCTGGAAACGCGTATCGCTATCTTAAGAAAGAAAATGTATGCTGATGGTATTGAGTTACCGGGCGAGGTGGTAGAATATGTTGCACATAACATTGATAACAATGTACGTGAGTTAGAGGGTGCTATGGTATCTCTTCTGGCGCAGGCTACTTTGAATAAAAAAGAAATCGATTTAGCCCTGGCTAAACAAATGTTGAAGAACTTTATCAAAAATACTTCAAAAGAAATTTCAATGGAATACATCCAGAAATTGGTTTGCGAGTATTTTGAGGTTCCGGTTGATATGGTAAAATCGCAAACACGTAAACGTGAAATTGTTCAGGCCCGTCAAATTTCGATGTACCTATCTAAAAGCCATACTAAATCATCATTGAAAACAATTGGTGCTTTCTTTGGTGGCCGCGATCATAGTACCGTAATTTATGCTTGCCAAACGGTAGAAGATTTAATTGATACTGACAAGAAGTTTAAAGCTTACGTACACGATATCCAAAAGAAATTAAAAATGAGCTAA
- a CDS encoding TPM domain-containing protein has translation MSLFSDIEQEKIANAISDAERATSGEIRIAIDKHCAGDPYEKATEYFAKLDMDKTAKRNGVLIYLAHADHKFAIIGDVGIHQVVPENFWETTKIAMTAHFTKGNLPDGIIAGVALAGEKLALFFPPQKGDINELPNDIVFMDNLENK, from the coding sequence ATGTCGTTATTTTCAGATATTGAACAAGAAAAAATAGCAAATGCAATCTCCGATGCAGAAAGAGCAACTTCCGGAGAAATTAGGATTGCTATTGATAAACATTGCGCAGGCGATCCATACGAAAAAGCCACCGAATATTTTGCTAAACTGGACATGGATAAAACAGCAAAAAGAAATGGTGTACTAATTTATCTGGCACATGCGGATCATAAATTTGCCATTATCGGCGATGTCGGGATTCATCAGGTGGTACCTGAAAACTTTTGGGAAACTACTAAAATTGCGATGACAGCGCATTTTACAAAAGGCAATCTGCCTGATGGCATTATTGCAGGCGTAGCATTGGCCGGAGAGAAATTAGCCTTATTCTTCCCACCGCAAAAAGGTGATATTAATGAATTGCCGAACGATATTGTTTTTATGGATAACCTGGAGAACAAATAA
- a CDS encoding LemA family protein — protein MKRLIFGILAAVIAVSTLSSCGYNSMVKLDENVKSKWGTVQTQYQRRADLIPNLVATVKGAAKFEQGTLTAVTEARAKATQMTVNTDDLSPENIKKFQAAQGELSQALGKLLSITENYPELRATQQFSDLSAQLESTENRITVARKDFNDAVQEYNGKIRSFPTNLTAGMFGFKPKGYFEADASAKNAPKVEF, from the coding sequence ATGAAAAGATTAATATTTGGAATTTTAGCTGCAGTAATTGCAGTGAGCACTTTAAGTTCATGCGGATATAACAGCATGGTTAAATTGGATGAGAACGTTAAATCGAAATGGGGAACAGTACAAACCCAATATCAGAGAAGAGCAGATTTGATTCCGAACCTGGTAGCAACCGTAAAAGGTGCTGCTAAATTTGAACAGGGTACATTAACCGCGGTAACTGAGGCACGTGCAAAAGCCACGCAGATGACGGTTAACACGGATGATCTTTCACCTGAAAACATCAAAAAATTCCAGGCTGCGCAGGGAGAATTAAGTCAGGCATTGGGTAAATTATTATCCATTACAGAGAATTATCCTGAGTTAAGGGCTACACAACAATTCAGTGATTTATCGGCACAATTAGAAAGTACCGAAAACAGGATCACCGTTGCCCGAAAAGATTTTAATGATGCAGTACAGGAATATAATGGCAAAATAAGATCGTTTCCAACCAATTTAACAGCCGGAATGTTCGGTTTTAAACCAAAAGGATATTTCGAGGCTGACGCATCTGCTAAAAATGCACCTAAAGTAGAGTTTTAA